The stretch of DNA ATACAGAATCAGGCCGGGAACCAGACTTTTATCATCGCCACGGCGACGACAAGAACGCCGCTTCACAGAAATTCACAAAAAACCGCATTAACATTTTTCCAcgtaaacaaatataaacaattAGGGAATTAGCAAGAAACTGTAGGGGCCGCCAGACGTTTAGGAGACATTTCTCCTCTGGATGTATGGCGCTTCTTCTATAGGTTTTTCTATGGagcctgtcccccccccccataatataatgttttcaggcagctgcgtatTAGCAATTTgtttgagttctcgctctgttatctgaactcaatctactagacaaacaccccggaCTCTTTAGTGACCATGTGGCAAACGATACAATGGCGCACCCAGCCGGACAACGGCTAACGAGCTAGGAAAGAAGCCCCCGGAGTGGCCGGCTCGGTCACGGTTGCGACCCCTGTGACTGCAGTTGCTGGGGGCTGAAGGGGCAGCTGCTGTGGCCCCCCCCCAAGAATGAATGGACCCGGGGGAACCTGCATCATTTGGTGGCCACCAGTCTGGCCCATGTGTCACTCCCATATGGTCTTGGGGCCAAATCTGCCATGGCGGCCTTCTTAAAAGAGAAACATGGATTGATCCTTTATAATGTACAGTAAAAGAAGCCCGGTGGATAGTTTTGACCCCATTGCGAAAGGTTCGGTTCTATGGTTCTACCTGTAGGCCGGGGGGGCTTTGAAAGTTCTCAGAGCTTCAAGAAATTCTCATATCCCATACGATATATTCAGGATGCACGAACGCGTGTATTCAAGCAGAGCGATGAATAACGAAGCATTAGCGAAAACACCGCGAGCCGGAAGATCGGATCCCCGTTAAATCAGTGCAGAAGACGAGAGAGCCAGCTCCGACGGTATTAAAAACCTTGACCTCTCAGACACCTCCATTAGTGATCCCCGAGAAGCGGCCAGTCCTTAATTCACATAAACCGGAACGGACGGCGATTTCGTTGGCTGCATCTGGGTATCCAAGCGCTGGAACACTTACAACGCCATTCATTTTCTTGTCAATAAAAACCGGGCTCGGATCCCCAAAGGATGACAAAACCTGACATTTTATTACCTGCCCTCTACAAGCTGCAAATGCAATAAATCTGGGGTGAGGTCAACGTGACAGCCATAGAACGCCACAGACACACGCCTGTACACAACGTCGGGCTTCTGGCCACATATAATGCGGATACTTGGCTACACGCGTCAATAAGCTGAAATAATGTTATCTTCTTCCAGAGACGTCCGAGTAAATAGTGGGAATTTAAAGCAAAGGAGGTAAAGGTGGAAACACCAAGCATAAAGATGGCACACAAGATGGTAGACACATGAAGAACGTTATGGGGCAAGGAGAACCTTTCACAAAGCAGTCTGGGCACAAACCACAAAGGCTGAGAGAGGGAAAGACGGCAAGAGACAGACGCGCCATGCAGACTGCTTCTCCTCTCGGTCCGACAGAGGCGCTCTCATGTTTCTCTACGACCTTCAGCTTCATCTTCTGAGCCGTTGGCTCGACCTTCACAGCGGCCATAAAACAGGCACCGTGCCCAGCTAGCAAACTGTGGATGAATAACCATTTTATATCATGGGACTACCGTCTATTCCAACTAACACGAgagaaaaagtggggaaaaaaaactattttttagcTTTCCCACTGGCTAGCTGAGCTTTGTGGCCCCCCCTGCTTTCATGTCgctataaaacatgtaaaatcgGTACTCGCCTATGTGCTGTTATTTTATAGAACGTATAAACACCACCATCAACTTACAAGTAGACACTTCGCTATATCTGCCAACGCGCGGGCCGGCCACTGGGACGACGCGCCGCTACAGACATTAAAGAACAATTTGGAAACCAGAGACATCGGCCGCCAACAGAAGCAATCTGATAGTTTAAAAATCTGAAACTTTTAAAGAACGGAAAGCCTCGTTTTGAGATGTATTCTCCACGGGTCGCTAAGAACCATTCTGCTGCTTAACACCTCCTCGCGAATATTTGGAATCAATGAGTCAGCCGGTGACTAAGATCACTGAGCCGTCTACTTAGCGTTTAATGACCCGGGGACATTGAGCGGATCAATCAGTCTGAAAGGAGAGGAAAACAAGGTTCCCAGCCACGCCGCAGAACGACAAAGGCCGAGACAGGTCGCTCCCTCTTCAGGAACAGCGTGAGGATCATAGCCAACGAGGTAAGCCTGGCGGAGGAACCGCGACGTTAATCAGTGAAGAACCTCTATGGGCTCATTCTAAATTCACACCACCTTTCAGTTAAGGCTGAAGGATACGACTCTTGGTGGACTCCATGGACATGGAATAAGAAAGCAGTGAGGAATCGTTACATACATTATTACAGTTGGGTTTGAGTAGACCGTGAGCAGCAGTAACTTCAAACCTTTTGCCAACTTCATAATACGTTAAGAAGCCTGTTGAGCATCACTTGTTAGAAGGGCTAAACTAACCCCGGAGTACATCTAGTTATACCTGTACAATGAGAAATGCATGTTCTGTTCCCCAGAGTCACAAGGATCTGCCGTTGATTTATTCCGGGGCGGCACGGCCCTCACCTCTTAGGAAGAGGATAAAACCCACTAATCATAGCTCCGAATAGCTTGGCTCAAGGTGCTACAAAGAAGCAAAGATCAAACACAATAAAGCTAATCTTACAGAAAATTTctagcagaaaagaaaaaaaaataccctccAGCCAATACCATAAGGCATTCACTGCCAgtcaaatataatgaaaaaaaaaaaaaaaaaattttccaAAGTAATGGCGGGTAGGAATATTGTTTAGCATCTTGTTAAAACTTTATAGAATTTATCTGTAGATGTTATAAGCCATGTGCGGCTGGATCTCctgatttttttgcacatttagaGTTGATTTGTAAACCACACTATCAAAGCAGTTAAAAGCCATATTGACTGTTTAGCTGgacctggaggcagagtgtgcTGGGGCACTATAGAGCAAAAAACAAACTGCAATGGCGCCACCTGGTGGATGATCAGAGACAGGAGCAATTTATTGTAAGAGTTTGTTACAACAAACATCATCCTGTATTACATCATACAGAGACAACGGCACTCAAATTTCAATGTCTAAATTAAATAGTCAGCCTGCATACTGAAGGCATTAAACATAGGGGTCaactttgttaaaataaaattaaaaagcccTGTCTACAGCATAAGTGAAACTAACAACAAAAAGTTAGCGTACTCGAGTGCAGTTACACTTCCCAATTTAACTTATACACAAGAAATTCATTCACGCCGCCTTCTCAGTCCGCGCACGGTTTGGCGGAAGCTGGAACAATCCACTCAGGTTAACCTCTGGCTCAGCAGGATCACGGAGCTGACGCTCATTGAAGAGCCTGGAAAGGTTGCTCTCCATCAGAGTCTTGAAACGGAATAAGAGCTTCTGGTTGAAGAGGCGGCTCAAGTCCTCCTCCACCAGTGGCGAGCGGCGGGGGGCTCCTTGCAAGCGCGCTTTTGCAGGCATCTGAAATATAaagttttaatttgttttgtagtTCAATTTATAGAAAATCAGCCGGAGCCGACAGTCAAAACAGGAGAGGCCCCCGATTCTACCTGTAtggtttgtttttcccccctgAAACAAGGTACGTCCGTCAAGTTCAGCCATTGCAATGCCAAAGACTGATTGATCAAGAAGCCCTTACAAGACTTTTGTCCAACTTATCATGGCAGCACATGCCACCTTATAACTACCCCTAGAAGACCCCAGCACCCAAAGACTGAGCCCGACAGACCTATTTGAGCTTTACTTTTGACCTGCATCCTCGAAAAATGGAATACAAGGCTTACATGAGTGGAGTATTAACCAAGTCATCCCTAGGACCTTACGCTACAGCCACCATCCTCATTATGAGGTCATGGTTTACGCCCTTAGACTAGCCTGCCTAGGCTAGGACATGCCACGTTCCAACAGGTCACGCGGCCAGTCATTTGTCCAAATTAGTTAGGATCCAAAAGTTCTCAAAACAGTCACTTTTGTCATTGTTGCTGAACCTCAAACGCGGTCCGCCCTACCTTCAGCTTCTTCTTGTCAGGGTCATGAGTGGCAAGATGTCTCagcaagctttcctggaagggAGAGAAGAAGAAGGTAAGCAAACCCCCCTATAGTTTTACGCAACGATCCGTCAGAGGCGTTACGTACCCTCATGGCAAAGGCGCGATCGCAGCCCGCATGGTAGCAGCGGTAAGTCTGCAGGCACAGGTGAGTTTTGCGCACATGGTGCGTCAGATTGAAGACCGTTTCAAATGTTTCCTTGCAGTCCTCCCGAGGGCAGGGTAGGCGAAGCCGCACCTTCATGTGCTTCGCTTTGTGTCTCCTTAGAGCGTTCCGCTTCTTGAAGGACTTCTTGCACATCGCACACTGAAGCTCCACTATAGAGGAACGATAAACGGTCACATTGATTGGACATTTTCCattagacgggggggggggaataagaGATGCCGTTACATGGGTGCTTCTTGCGGTGCTCCTGAAGGCCACTCCAAGTAGGAGACACAACGCCACAGCCCTGGAGAGGGCAGGTATATCCTGGAAGATATGCGGGGAAAGTCACTGTAGGAGCCAACAACTCAACGCCGTGCTGAAGCTAAAGCTGCTCGCCACCTACCTCGGTGTTGTCTGCGATGGGCAGAGAGCGCGGCTGAAGATGCCAGTTTCTTCTCACACCCAGGAAGGTCACAGCTGAAGGACAGAGGACACACCTTAACCATTAAAACTTTCCctggggtgtccaacctgcggccctccagctgctgcaggactacatctcccataatgctcccaGCCTCCCgggccagccccttagctggaagagcattatgggagatgtagtcctgcagcagctggagggccacaggttggacaccaaGCCACAAGCCAGCCATGTTTAGTGTATGGGGCGCTACAGCACAACGCAGAGAGCAAACCCATGCAGATAGAACAAGGACACTTATTGTATTCCTTCTTGGACATGAGGAATATTAGGTGCCCCATCATGACAACTCCTGTTACAAAGCgggtataacccccccccccatgtctgTCCTTCATACGACCTTCGAGGACATAAATGCCACCGGACTCGTAATACTCACGGAAACAGGAGATCCCCGGTGTGCTGAGCGAGATGGACACGGAGATCAGGTTTCTTGCGGAACGTTTTCAGACACCCCGGCTCAGAACACTGAATAAAAGCATCGAGATAAATTACATAGAGAACAACAAATTAAATCGACCCCCCCCAATGAAAGCAACAGAATCAAAATAAACTGCATCGTTTTCTAAGATATTAAGTATCGCAGTAATCCGTTTAGCCCCGAATGTTGAGGATGAGATATTTGTAGAGAAATAGaaactattatatataattgggGAGGGGGCTGGAGGGCTTGTGTTGAGGATATCACAGCCCTTTTACCATTTAAAGATTTGTCCCCAAAACTCCAATACTTAATTGCCAGAGAATCCTGGTTTTTACTATAATAACGAACACGAGGACTTAAACAGAGACATCGGCTAAGGGGGCACAGGGGCGTAATAAAGGATCCTGTAGCCCGGGGGGGGGCTTTCTGGTGCCAAATGGGCCCTTTTTGGCGCATAATTTGAGCAAAATGGTTTGATTcggaatataaataaatactaatttaatataacataatttaatatatttactatgaCCCAAAAGAGAGgaatctatacatatacaccgCTACATGCTGAAGgtaatgggagttgcagtcccaCATTAGCCGGGCTCTAAAGTACAGGGGCCACGGTTCCTTACCTTAAGGGGCCCGCCCTGTCCGTGTTTATACAACACATGCCTCTTGAGGCTCCTCTTGGTTCCAAACGCAGCACGGCAGCCAGCGGACGGGCAGCTGCGGGAGAGCACAGGGTCAGATATAGCCCCCCCTCTATAGACCGTCCATGATTTTACATCAGCGCGGATTACATAAACGCAATCTCAAGTTACATCATAGCATAGACGGTGTAATCACGTTTACGTTAGGAGGTTAATATtgccaaatatttatataacatccTTTTTATGCAAGTGGCAGCAGTGCCGTTTATAACAGTCCTAGAGGTATGAGCAGGAATTTAGAAGCAAACCCCCCCACATGTGCTTCTTCAGGCTCGAGTGCTGCTGCTGGTGTCTCAGAAGAGAAGTCCTCCGGAAGAAGGCTTTATCGCACCCGGCTTTATCGCATTTCCAGGTCTTCTGTACCAACAAACAAGAGGACAACAAACACATAAGATACGATACGGAAATAGAACaggcaaccaaaaaaaaaatatatatatataaaatacataaagtccCGCATTACATCACGGAGAACCACCTTCCGTAATATTATAATAGAGATGCAATAAGGCACCGCAAGAGCGGAGTAAGAAATATCGCTCACCGCCCCACCACTCCCTAAACAGCTATGAGAAGCCATAAAGTAATACCTGCCGCTGTATGGTAGACCCCCAAGCACCCACCTGCCCGGCGTGGCGGGACACATGATCTCGGAGCCTCCATTCCTTCTTGAATTGGGCCATGCACCCTGCGCTGGGGCATTTCAGAACGCACACGACCTTGGGCTTGTTTGGCAGCGCCGGCTTCGACCCCAGGACTTGCATTCTTAATGCACTTTCCCCGCTGTGGAGTCCACCTATTTATAAGGCTTCTTCCACTCACACCTGGCACTGATCTTCTCATCCAATTCACCTGGAACCGGTCAGACTGGGTCATGCGTGGATATGAGACATGTGAACCAAACCTGACCTCAGGCTTCCAGTAACCAAACTAAAACGGAATTACTCCGCAAAACATTAAGTCGGgctctgaaataaaaaatctttaatatGAAATAGCACAATGGAAGAATGAGTTCATATCGCGCAGGTGCGAGGACTTCACCATGAATGGTTCTATTGGGCAGAGCACCTGTCCTCCCCACCTGTGGGATCCTGGGTTGaataacataatttattattattattattattctcatgCTTGTATGGGCAGAAGCTGAGCAGTCGCTGGGGATTTAGCCGGTTTCAACTAATTATTAAATGTTGTGTTTCAGGTTCCTGGCTGgttttggtttcattttatgtttaaactGGATATGGATCTAAAAATACGGCTCAATCTAATGAAAAACTTGCATTTACTGTAGAACCAATTATTATGCAGGAGATCACATAGCCGACGGGCTGTCTGCTGTAATGTAAACTCGGtaccaaaatacaataaaatatagaataatcAAAAATAGGGAATGACTCCTTTAATCAGCTTCCAATTATTTCTCAGAGCTCACAAAGAAAGCAGAgatgcagatatatatatatatatatatatatatgtatacgtatatgtatgtatatctatatcattttaaccctttaaggacaatgggcggtccctaaacccattgaaaacaatgcattttgagcctgtacatgtacgggctttgtcattaaggggttaagtaaatcGCAGCTCAGTGAAGGGACAAGAAATGTTGTATGCTGAATGATTTGCAATAAATGCACTGCAGCTGTACCCAATATATGGCTCCAGGTGTCACCAATTTAAAGAGGatttctgattggtcagtctGCAGCTTTCCATGTAACAGTTGAGTAGCCGTCCAATAGCAGAGTGCCAGATACCCAATTATTGAAGTCTGTGCCATGAACACCTGTGTGGTTTCTGGGGCTTTGGTCGCTTCCATGAGATGCCCCGTTATTTTAGTTGTACCATAGCACCTGATCACTGGCACGCAGGTGAGATACAGCGGTGGATAATCTGTACGATTGCATGCATTTTAAAGTTCTGCTTTTTTACACCTCTGAGTTACCGTATTCCTCGAGAAGTCCACAgccataaattacaatttagcaATATAGAATCTGCCAGAAAAATAACCTACTCATTGCTTCAACGTTTAGGACTCATGTTGGTGGGTAGCACATGGACCCCTCACAGTACATGGGATGCATAGGCTTGCGTTAATGGCTGTTTAAAGAGCTGCCTGTGACCTCATATGGATTCTTTCTCCCCAAGATAGACTTTTGAGTATCCCTTggaagtttgattttttttatggcccTACCACAGTTTAATATGACACAGTATGTAAGGAAGGGCTGGGacaatttaaataaactgtGGTACTCACTGGGTGGCATTTACAGCGCTGATTAAGCAGTAGAAACATCACCATATGATGTAGTGCATAGGTTATTACATGAGGGGTCATCCGCTTCATATGCTCTGCATGACACACACGCTGCTGCTAAAGCCACCCTGGCATCTACCTTCAGATCAGACATTTGCGGTTAGAAGGGACTTGCCATCCATCACACTTGCACTTGGCAGTCAGGACTCCGTTGAGCTCTGGATTATGCAGCATCTGCAAGGAGTCGGTGTGCTCAGAGATATTTGCCCCTAGAGGTATTTATCATACTTTGCCGAAGCTATACATTTGCAGCATGCAAAGGTTAAGCAAATAGATTAGCTTAATtgctgacaaaaatggcacacttGCTTTTTCCTTTGTAGCTTTCCTAGGGTAGAACTGAAAGAATCAGAAGAAAAATCCCAAAAAACCTTTCAAACCCTAGTTTATCTTTGTACATTGACTCCCtctaataccgtatttgttttactagtaaatatttacatgtaaactattttcatatttactaaaaactatgattgagaaaaatgcaagtttttattcttttgtctagtcatgcacatctgctccagatatgccttacatcCCCAGACCTACCCATGCATCCCCAGACAGTCACGTCATGCTGGTGCTCAGTCACAGAATCGTCTGGTAGCAGCGGAGGTAGCCTGCATGCATTGTGCAGACATTCACCCGTTGCcagggaggaggatccaggttccctgcaccgctgcgggggatcctcctctcatGCAGCCGGTGGACTTCTGCACAATTAGCGTAgccaacctctgctgctgctggcacttctatgacggagcaccaggTCACCAGCGCTCAGCCATAAAAGCCCTGGCAGAGGTCTCTGCGCATCACTCACCAACTGGCAGGAGGATCCAGTCCCCTGCAGCACTTGCAGGGGATCAGGATCTTAGTcgtatagtcagacctctatttgaggtcttatAAGATGTtctcgaatataagactatgtatttttcagagcatttgttctgaaaaacaaaaaaccctgtCATAtgcgagcaaatacggtacttaaacAACCACACTGACGTGCAGCtgcattacaaaaaaattatacgcATAAAGAGCCACTAGGACCTCCCAGAGaggaattaaaacattatagacCATACATTCTCTTGCACGTACAAGACAGGCAGAGTGAGTTGAGCACATTTTATTGAGTTTGCACAAGAtagcactgtatatatacacacagccagGTGGATTATTTTTTGCTGGACTCCTCTTCCTTTGAAAGAGTCTTGATAATCTCCTCTTTCTTGGCCTGAAGTCTCTCTTCCCGGCGTTTCCTTGCTTCCTTGGTCTTGGATCTGCGAGCCTCAGCCTGGTCACTGCAGAGAATGAAAAAGGTTAGATTAAATTTCACAGAGATGCATCTTAATCCATTTTTCAGTTTCATATTGCATTGCAAGGATCTTGGATCGAAGGTTGCCAGTCTCCATTCCAATGAGAGAATTCGGAAAAGTGCTAACCAACCACCAGTCACAGTAACAACCACATAGCTTTACACTTAGTATTTCCACAAGCTAGTACTATCTAGCAATCATATGAGATCTCAGCAAATAACACAACTTTGTGCTAAATAAGTCTTGAACCCAGACTATGGGAATTTGAGATAACTACCCCAAAGCCCTCAAGCTTTTATAGGACAGTATGATTTTAAATACTAGAAATAGTAAAAATACACACTTCTGCCAGAAAGGCAAAACTGAAAGTATTACCGCCTAGGTGGTGCTGCAGTAAGACCTAATTAACTTTGTCCAACAACTACTCAAACCATCATATTTCCTTACACTCGGCAGCCTTGTGTTCTAGAA from Spea bombifrons isolate aSpeBom1 chromosome 13, aSpeBom1.2.pri, whole genome shotgun sequence encodes:
- the LOC128470922 gene encoding P43 5S RNA-binding protein-like, translating into MQVLGSKPALPNKPKVVCVLKCPSAGCMAQFKKEWRLRDHVSRHAGQKTWKCDKAGCDKAFFRRTSLLRHQQQHSSLKKHICPSAGCRAAFGTKRSLKRHVLYKHGQGGPLKCSEPGCLKTFRKKPDLRVHLAQHTGDLLFPCDLPGCEKKLASSAALSAHRRQHRGYTCPLQGCGVVSPTWSGLQEHRKKHPLELQCAMCKKSFKKRNALRRHKAKHMKVRLRLPCPREDCKETFETVFNLTHHVRKTHLCLQTYRCYHAGCDRAFAMRESLLRHLATHDPDKKKLKMPAKARLQGAPRRSPLVEEDLSRLFNQKLLFRFKTLMESNLSRLFNERQLRDPAEPEVNLSGLFQLPPNRARTEKAA